In Sphaeramia orbicularis chromosome 3, fSphaOr1.1, whole genome shotgun sequence, a genomic segment contains:
- the LOC115413085 gene encoding uncharacterized protein LOC115413085, whose translation MEELTFLLMMHEESMTKSSEQWGHVDHNLLQIQDEFHRITMVHLEPKFKSKLDECTPRLLNLFHSKGRSMGLRLQAILLKTPSNPDINMTRDVVIRCLMMYLGESTDQLLKEYDDADEDSVSQDLAVQNLKIYNIKANTSEDPDNIGIVMEGVKVLTALGNFPRACSLLIGLVYAVNLAYPKELRYTFEVFQKLLLGPDSSKLSPKIDQERKVMEKRKKQKHKERVQRTKEEETQQLEMKEEEERECN comes from the exons ATGGAGGAACTAACGTTTCTGTTAATG ATGCATGAGGAATCTATGACTAAAAGTTCTGAACAG TGGGGACACGTAGATcacaatctactgcag ATCCAGGATGAGTTTCACAGAATCACAATGGTGCATCTTGAACCGAAGTTCAAGTCCAAGCTGGATGAATGTACTCCTCGGCTTCTGAACCTCTTCCACTCCAAGGGCAGAAGCATGGGGTTGAGGTTGCAGGCTATCCTACTCAAG ACTCCAAGCAATCCTGACATCAACATGACCAGAGATGTTGTCATTCGATGTTTGATGATGTACCTTGGGGAATCTACAGATCAACTCTTAAAAGAGTACGAT GATGCTGATGAAGACAGTGTGTCGCAGGACCTTGCTGTTCAAAACCTGAAGATCTACAACATCAAGGCTAACACGTCAGAAGATCCAGACAACATTGGTATCGTGATGGAGGGCGTGAAAGTTCTAACTGCTCTGGGTAACTTTCCAAGGGCTTGCTCCCTGCTCATTGGGTTGGTGTATGCTGTGAATCTTGCCTATCCAAAGGAGCTCAGGTACACGTTTGAAGTGTTTCAGAAACTTCTCCTTGGGCCTGATAGTTCAAAGCTCTCCCCCAAA ATCGACCAAGAGAGGAAGGTCATGGAAAAGAGGAAGAAACAGAAGCACAAAGAAAGAGTTCAGAGGACGAAAGAGGAGGAGACACAACAGTtggagatgaaggaggaggaggagagggagtgtAATTAA